In Brassica napus cultivar Da-Ae chromosome A3, Da-Ae, whole genome shotgun sequence, the sequence GGACATGCTCACAACAGTTGTTTGGGACAAACTAAAGAAACAAGACAACAACACTGTTAggaaaaaactgaaaaataaaatatatatttattgaccTGGACGTAAGTAAGTACCTGGACGTCCTTGAAAGGAAAAAACCTTTCAAAGTGTTCCATCACCGGTTCAGTGAAGATATATCTTCTTAGGGTATCATAAAATCCTTTGGCAAATTGTGCTCCCGTTACATAAACCCGACCGGTACCGTCATCCTAATgcgaacacaaaaaaaaatagaagctaAAATTACTTTCTCTGTGGCTAAGTCTTTGTGGCATTGAGAAGAATTGTGATAAGATCTTACCAAATACCAAGGAACATCCTTACGGTACAGCATAACGTTTTTATATTCCTCTCTGCCTGAATCAGTATTACAATTCTTCTCCCGCTTATAACAAACTGTGGCCTGAAgcaacaccaaaaaaaaaaaaaaaacacatttaatcTCCTACGTACCAAGAGAAACCACGCTAgcattattattactattattattactCGAAACAAACAGATGGATTAAGGAAAACATGGAGAATCTCTTACCGTTTCCTCAGAAAAAACACACAAAGCGCCACTACGGGTGGTTTCTACGGCTGAGTTTGATCCAACTGTTCCAAATATCACAACAACAGGGTTGCATAATGGCTCATTTTCTAGAAGATCCCCTGAAAATTTCGATAAATCCATCAGAAACTTATTGTACACACCAACAATAATAATACATCAACTGTAAAACCTTACCCAATTCTTTGAGCTCGTTTATTTGGGTAATTCTGGATAGATACTGAGCTTTCCTGTGCCAAGGAATTAAATATCGGATCAAAagaaatagtttattttttaaacagaaATTGATTCGACTAACATCTTATCGCTTCTGTTGTAAACCTCTATTAGGATGCCAACGCCAATGGATAAGACAGCATATTCAATCATCTTCCTCGAAGACGGTAAGCGAACAGATCAAACTCGAATGCGTACAGAACCGTTGCTTggagtagggtttagggtttcgcgGCTAGGAGAGAGACGACGGTTAAAAGTGTAACATTCCAGTG encodes:
- the LOC106430010 gene encoding E3 ubiquitin-protein ligase SP1-like, which encodes MIEYAVLSIGVGILIEVYNRSDKMKAQYLSRITQINELKELGDLLENEPLCNPVVVIFGTVGSNSAVETTRSGALCVFSEETATVCYKREKNCNTDSGREEYKNVMLYRKDVPWYLDDGTGRVYVTGAQFAKGFYDTLRRYIFTEPVMEHFERFFPFKDVQFVPNNCCEHVLEIGKPLRIIGKAERDKNGAPTIGRVYQVFNGRSINKVDELASDLKSISECCDMLSLLLTGIGVSILAVSFLHNHLEFSK